CCTAAGACTTCAGTGATCAAACTGTGAAAGTAGCTAGTGTAAGTGTTGAATTCGGTGAACAACAAATATTTTGTTAGCTTTAGTGGAAATTAGAATGTTAATCTTGTGTAGTCTAAATGCCTCAGCATGTGTGTGTAAAtgtatcttatatatatatatccataataGTCTCTTTTTGGTATAAAGTTGTGTAGAGTCAGCAAGATGCTGTGATCCCATTTCAAATATTGGGTGGTGAGGCTCAAATACTTCAGGTACTTCCATGTTCCAAGCTTTTATCTAGAATATTTCATTGAATTTATGCCTATGAGACCCCATGTCTAGGTTTTGAAACCTTTACTTATTTCAATCTTGGTATCGGTTCGTTCTTTTAGAAGATAATGTTGAAGCCTCAAGAAGAGGTTATCGCGAAACCTGGTAGGTGGTTGCTTTGCTCTCTGTTATATTCCTTAGTTTTGTTACTGCTACTCTAGTTTTATGCTTTATATGAAGCAGGGTCTTAAAATTACCGTGATAGACATTCATTGAAGTTTAAATTGGGTGAGTCTTTCAAGATGGTATATAACTGTGCTATTGGTTGCTTGGAGTTCAGATCTGTGTCCTACAATGTTATGACAATTTTATATTGCCAAGAATGTATTGTAGTACAAGTATAGTGGGCAGAGGTGTCAGAAGTTCAATAAAACCAAGAAGATATTTTACTAACAATTTAAACCATTTCTCTCTATCATACTGTTCTTCTTTATAGACACAATCATGATACTTCTATGAATTGGATTGTCTGCTAAAGGCGGACAGCTTAGTCAATAAGATGATTCTCTTGCTACATTCTGTTAGTTGTTGTTTGTTATCTTGTAGACTTTAAGTGCCTGtaaccctttttctttttggtttcttgTTTGCTTTCAGTACGTAAATGCAATGGCTTAGAATGCTTTAAAGAACAATTCTAGGACATATACTTCCCTGATCACTAATAATCACCTTGATTCTATCTTCCAAGTATCCTTTTACACGCACCTGAGTCTGAATCCCAGTATATAAGAGTCAAAGGTCTAGGATACTTTGACCTGGACAAAGTATAAGATACTGGATCTGGTTTACATCAATGGTACATAGAtgtataatacatgaaaaatccTCTAATACATGAGAAATCTTAGAAAAACATTAAACATACGTTGCCTGCTTTGCCAGCTACTGTCAAGATCAGCAACAGCAAAGCAACTGAAATGGAGATGGTTGTTCAGTTACAATTTTTGCTGTGTATTCAAGTCTTGCTTGCtgctttattttcatttctttttgctTCGATTTTTCATTGGTTTTGCTTTGCAAATCTGTTGATACTTGCAGCCAAATTTCCAACATAGAGTAACAAAAAGGTTCTGCTTTGGATTTCATAAAAGTATCCATAGGAGGACATGGTGGGCACCCGAATTCAGATATTAAGATTCATACTTTAATTCTTTTTTGACAGTTGACTTGTTATTGCTTGGTTTTAATTCATAGGATCAGTGATGGACATCATTCAGCTTCATTGTTTAGTTTCTGGCATTGGTGCTCATGACATAGGCAGAGTAAGTAGAGATTTGATCATCTTGTAtctctatattattattaaattatatgtaataataattatttttcttttttaatctattatttgtatttgataaatattttgataCTTAAAGATAATGGTGTACCAATTTttgtattaatataaaaaaatgtgagTACTACATGGATCAAAAAATGATGAGATCGTTATAATTTAAAAAGGACATCAAACTTTAGTACCAATTCTTGTATTAATATCAATTATGATCTTTATTTAACGATTTTGATACTTTCAAAGATCTCGttcaaatttaaacattattaaaataaattgtgctAACTCTAAGCTCAAATAAAAATTTGCATGAAGGAATGGTATATTCATGGTACCTAAAAAGATGGGGAAGTAACCAAGAGAACCACAAATGATGAAAGAGcaaaataatagcaataaatGAAGACATGTGGGCATTGGCCTAGAATGGTACCCCCAAATTAATTGatgaaaaaagaattaaaagaaatttttatcataaatttaatgacacaaaaTTATAAGcagatgctgaaaaataaaccATGGGTTCCCACAAACATCTATGTTTGTTGTATTAATCAATTCCTTTACCTACATTGTGGACTTTAGCTTTTTCTTCCCCTAATTTCACCTTTTATTGCAGTTTGTACCAATTTTTTCATTCCAAAACCAATATAGCTCTTTGCCTCTTAATTCTCTAGCCCCTAACATGGactacgtacatatatatatacataaaacctAGTTGCTctcatttttaatttgtttgttctctcaattatttttataaaatttatatttgatacaTTGATTGTATATAAGATtatttcatctaaccttttcttaatataagttaattatgtttatccagaatataattctcaagttatattttgatttgagtaattttatgaaattatatatcattattaaattaaatttaatattaattattttaaattgtataaattcatataagaaaatttattatcaagaattttatgaaattatatattattaaattatacaaattcatataagataatttattagttataattattttaaattttattaaatcatatattttaattaaaatatatttaattttaattatttaaaattatcttttatagtataatatattatgatttgagtaaattcatataagaatattaattattaagaattttattaaattatatattttaattataatatatttaataattatgttaatttatattttatagtatcatatattatgatttgagtaaattcatataagaatattgattattaagaattttattaaattatatattttaattaaaatatatttaattataattatgtttaaatatgattaaaatatttattactgataataataatcttattaaaatttaaataacaataacaataatcatttaccaaaacaattttatgctaagggtattctagtcattttagttttttccattatgctattacacctctattccattcaaccaaacacaagattactattacgcctctattccattacattcaaccaaacagtggattagctattacacctctaatccaatacacctctaatcccaatacacctctaatccaatacacctctaatccaatacagcgaaccaaacgcaccctaagggttaaaatgattttaaaacaaaaaattttgctTTAAATAGCAAAGGGAAAACAGAATCGTTTTGTGCCTGTGGTCTAAACATCTAAACGACGTCATTTTAAGGCCCTGAATCCACGCGttgacccgacccggggaggatccgtgTGTTTGCCATTAATGGGAAATTTCGCGTATAGTCCCTCTCTTTCGTGCCGATTTTCAATGGAGCCctattcatattttctttatctttttaaattataCATGGAGTTTGCGCATAAATTCAGTTTGATCTGCGCCTAAACGTTGCGTTTTGAAACttgaaatatttacatttttaatccTCAAATGTTTGTGCGCATTACACTTTGGTCCTTTTCTGTTACaatgttctattttatttattaattatcctttaatttaattctatttcaaattaagtttgtttttccatttcaatatttaattcttattttttatttacttaatattcatttcttttaaaaattatttaaatatatgttgTGAATTACTTTAATCATTTTTACCTCGTTTCAATTTGGTGTtttatttgtatttgttttttttatttatttgaattatatagttattattttaaaaaaacccttTCATATAATGTAGTTTTAAAATTATGTATGATATTTAATTTGATTacctttatatattattatatacacatagtttatattaaaattaattttgccCATGTATATTATCGATCCCAtgttgttttatatttatattttcttaaaaatctacttatatacaatttatttcttttaaagatCCTATTTTACtatacatttattattatttttaaaacactattattcattattatttttatatattattttcattaagtttttttttcttcatgtaCACTATAagttgttaataaataaattttgttttaaattattttgtatgattattgattttatattatatagaTTGTAATTCATATATATTCTTTAGTATAATTTTATATGGTTGTATATATAATTCGTTTATACTTTTTAGTatgtatattatttgttttaaaatttggccTGGGCATACATTACTATTTCTATGTACataattgatattatttttttatttatttattttagttttaaattgttttgtatagCATTAATGTTAAATTTCAGCTTAtagtatttattttgaaattcatttatatgataaactttatatttatgcattaatgtttatgtattgtttgtttattgtttgtttttgtgtgttttaatttacatatttgcACCTTTGTATTATTGttgataaatggtgaaatataTTCCCCCATATACATGTTTCATATTAGTTACTTTGCTTTTGTACTTCCGTGTATTGATTTACGATTGAGATTGCCAACTTATTCACCTTAAATtgttcatttcaatttttttttatttcaaataaactgATTAAATGTTCTCCATTGCTTTTATAACCACCCGCATTTTAAAAAAACCTCTCAACATAGGACATGTATTTCTATTACTATGAAATTCATAAATGAAGTAATTAATCGTGGGGTTACCATTATCCTGTTTGTAGTGACGAATCTTGTATGTGTtcctaagaaaagaaaagaaatttgtcaaaatttcGGGGTCTTAAAGGGTCGTGGAAACACATAAGAACTCTTGAATGGAACTGGAAAAGAGATGTAACTCCAGTTCCTTCGGAAATGGTAAGATCTTTGGCGCAAGAAGAAGGGGCTGATCCGTATCATCTTAACTTGGTTctgatttctctatttttttaagaatACCGCTTCTCCTACTCGTATCGAATAGAACATGCTGAGGCAAACCTTCTTCATGTAAAACCTGCTTGATTTAGATCGGGAGAATCGTACGGTTTTATGAAACCATGTGTATATGGCTCGAATCCGTAGTCAATCCTATTTCCGATAGGAGCAGTTGACAATTGGATCCAACTTTTTCCATTATTTTCGTATCCGTAATAGTGCGAAAGGAAAGCCTGGCTCTAAGTTGTTCAAGAATAGTGGCGTTGTTGAGTTTCTCGATCCTTTGACTTAGGATTAGTCAGTTCTATTTCTTGATGGGGGCAGGGAAGGGATATAACTCAGCGGTAGAGTGTCACCTTGACGTGGTGGAAGTCATCAGTTCGAGCCTGATTATCCCTAAACCCAATGTGAGTAATCGTGTTTGGAAATTTGAgtaatcgtgccctaacgtgctgggtttcaatttttcgttTGATTgaataactgaatatccttttgaaattttatccatgttttcttaaattaaaaatgaggcaatattttgtgtttggaaaCTTGAgaaatcgtgtcctaacgtgctgagTTTTGATTTATCGTTTgatcaaataaccaaatatccttttaaaatttcgatGCATGGAttttggaaatcatgagatgaCCTTGGTATTGAGAGTTTGAAATGTCGTATCCTAATGCGCtggatataatatttttttccttcGAGACAAGAGAATCTCAGCATCCAATTCGAATTATCCAAACATTTTGAAAGAGATTGGTTTttaaaatcctttcaaattttcgacattaggatattaattaatcaattaggtgccaattttgggcgttacgagggtgctaatcctttctcgtacgtaaccgactcccgaacccgttttctggaatttcgtaggccaaaattgatattttaataaaataaaatgttttattaggtgatccgatcccacctaaacaaaaaggattggtggctaCTCCATACAACTTTTGTTTTTTAGAGTcaatccccgtttttcaaaaactGGTTTCGACTCTGCTTGATGGCGGATTTTGCGTTCTTCCTTTTATTTCGTCTTAGCCATTGTTCTCAACGGCCATAGCTACTCCGCCAGCTTGTCCCAACCTTCCATGACAGGTGAAATGAACACATATAGTCCAGGCATAGGTCCTTTGCTCCATATTGATCATCTATCCTTGGCCTTTGGACGTTAACTCGTATGGAGTGTTAGGACATAAGCGTAGGGCCACTCGTATGAGATATGGTCCTAAAGGCTTCTTTAAGGTCACTAGATGCATTTTAcgttatttacttaaaaaataaatatattaatcatTATAAGTTACATCAAAGAATAAATTAATGTggatttttaatagtacaaatgaatgaatttaataaaaaaaattaatttacttatctATCTAATATACGAAgtctaatttacttattttttaaataaaagacataaaatataattatcatttattacAAAAATCTCCTTATTACGATAAATTTCTAAATATACCATTATAAACAAACACCCAATGTCAGTTCTGCATCCTGATCACCACAAGGAATTGAATTCCTTCATTTCGAGTCCATAAGGATAGTCAGTGAGAGAGATTATACTGGGACAATAAATGGAAATATACACCCAACCCAATCGAAAGCCAAACGATACTGCGCTGGCAAAGGAACCCCGACAAACAAATGATTCAAGTTGCATTCGCTCTAAAACAATCATAATAATAGACAAAACTctcttataataaataaataaataaataaatctagtTAAAAAATGTTACTTGACTGCATAGTTCGGAGCGTTTGGATTGGAGAGAATATTTTTCTGCTCAAAAAATTAAGCAGTTTGTTCATGTGATCTGTCTTTAATTTCTGCTCAGTTGGTGGGCTAACTGCCATGTCTACTGACATGTGCTGCAATTTGCCTGATGGAAGTGGACACCATCCTACCCATCTTTTAAGTACTATAAGAACCTAACCTAAGAGAGGACTGGCTACAAATCCCTCATCGAATGCATAGAACCAGCAAAGTTCAAATGTGAACCACTAGTTACCATCCAACAATAGGAACAGTCCAAACTCAAGACACATGATATCCACATCAACAAAACTGGTGAGGGGTatcagagtttttttttttttttgcctttttcaCGTTTTGATGGGACAATATCAGGAACTTGTGTACTACAAACATGTTGTGAATGAAAGAAATTTGTTAAAAAGTCACAAGAGTTGGTTCAATGCCTTATAATAAAAGATCAAGGAACTTGATAAGAATTGGACCATCCCTttcaaaatctcttcttttttattttttaatttttcaaagttattatTACAAACACACACAAATACAGTAATTATAATGTAAAATCAAACCCAATACAAaacaataaataaagaaaattaaacaaaattcacaaAACTGTCAGTACCCTCAACCTGTATGTAGTAAACTTGTGCTGAAACTCAGGGTGACGTGGGACACGGACGTGCACGACCCACTAGTGCCACGTGCTAGGCAATCGGATACTTGGTGGTAACTTTCTATGGGCCAAAATCCTTTCTAGAAGGTTATGTCTGGGCTCTATTTGCACCAGCCGAAACCAGACCAATGCTGAGGGCAAAAAATCTGGGAATATTGATAGCTACTTTATCCACCTTCCAAGCCACACAGATTTCATCTTCAACAACAAACCAACTTGCTTTCAAATGCACCATTGCActcactttctttttttctctttttcttattcttttgtttttatacaCCATACATTTACTTTACCAGAATAAGCCATGaccaaaaacaaaatgaaaacccATATCTAAATAAATCTTTTTAAGCAATTACGGAAGATTTTACAAAggcaaattttacaacaataaaaaaaaaaaaaggttcaagGGGGCTAACTCGCAACTGTGTTGGCTCCCATTGAAGGACTTTCAATCTTGATAGAGTACAAATCCTAAAATCCTAGTGTTTATTTTTGTAGGGGGGTGACCTTTACAGGTAAGCCCCGTTTGGGCACTGGAAAGGGACCATATTGGATTCCATCTTCATCTCCCACAACTTGCCACCTGCAGTCAAAATTTGAAGGGctaaatttttcaatgaaaatggCTGCAAGATCTCCGTATTTGTCAATAAGAAAAATATACTGAAAACAACATTGATGGCAACATTGTTAAAACTTCAAACTTGCTAACTATTCATAGTTATCCTCATCATGCAGCTTTTCCTTTCTATAATCCCAAGTTTAGTAGATAACCATTTCAAAATAAACAAGCAATTCATACTGTGCAACATGTCCCAAAAAAATGCACTGAAATCATCTTGTTAGAAAACGACAAACTAACAAATGGTGTGGCGTAAAACTCGCAGATCAAAGCTGTGGTTTCATATGACAGAGGTTGCCACTGAATGCATACGTTCATAATAGCTTGCAAAACCCTACATGCATGTCTTATAGCCATTTAATCGAGACTTTCCAGCTGGCTAAAATCCGTCATTTTCTTCTTTTAACTCAAAAGTCAAGAGGGGAGTCCCCTCTTTTTTTATGTTCATCATATTACAAGATACGAGGAAGGACAAGACTACAAGGATTCACTGGCTTTGAATCCCTGATGTGGACTGcaaacaatctcaaaaacatggACGAGTCCCATTATGTTTTGAAATAAGCTGATGATTAATACAGGGTCCCACTCTTGTATTGTAGATTGTCGACAAACCAAACTTGGTCTGTCATTTCTAGTTCTTAATATCTTCCTTTTatcttcattaaaaatttaaaactagtTAATTTGTCTATCATTATACTTTCTTCACTATTATCTAATCCTAATTGTTTTCTATGTTAAGCATGACATGTTGACATACAACTGAATTTGGATAAACATAATGCCTTCAAAACATTGTTTTGGCTCAAACACGACATGAGGTTTTTGTTTTCCAAAGGTTTGGTAGTATCTGGTCAAACAATGTTGCGCATGGTAGCCACCTGTAAGGCCAAATCTTTTGTTGGCTGGAAAGCTACTACAGCCACCTCCGAAAATATCCACGATATACTGGAGTGGAGTCGAGCTGAGCTCACTTTAGAATTCGgtgctcaattaaatgatttatgaACATGTGTCTTACTTACAAGTACCACCGACTTGGTGTTCAAAAATTGGaatgaataatattaaatttagctATTAAgggttctattttttttcaatttaattttttaattaaattttaattttaatttttttaaaaattgttaaaattaattatcaactttttgaaaaagagtcaagatgtttttaatgaaaatattgactaacatgttaaatttttaaacgaaaAGCCATCATGATAATCTacatatactttttttaaattttgaattatttgctatttttataaattttaaattatttattaatatgatatataaGACAAAACATATCATGTCAGGATAATATACACATGGATTGTCACGAAAAGAAATTGTCacactaacaatattaaaaaattaatattttaatcaacatttctattaaaaaaataaaatttctctctttttgaaaaaaataatgactaaatttaagtaaaaaaataagaactaaattaataaaataattaaaaattttaatagctAAATTTATCATTCTAAACAGAAGCTTTAGATGCTCTAAAAGTACTAATCAATTAGGACCATTTCTAGAGCCTAAGGAAGCAAGAGGACCACTTTAACTATGTAATTGCCGTTTTAGTCAATAATGAGTAGACCCGAAAAACAATAAATACGTGGCTTTATTTTTCATCTTATGTtttcagagagagagagagagagagaatgatTATGTTCTTCAATTGGAGGGTTAAACAAAAAATTCAGGGTGAGAAAGAAAGAATAAATGGGTACCTGTAACTAGTGGTGAGATGGTGAAGAAGAACAAGCATCTCAAGCTTAGCCAGTTCACTGCCTGGACAAGAGTGAACTCCATTGCCAAAAGGAATAAACGTGTTGGGTCTCAGTGGCACCTGTAAACATCACAACAAAACATTAACATATGATGACAATGTAATAATCTAGTTTAGGTTCAAATTGCACTGTTACTAGCCTACGAAATCAACTCACGTGTCTCGGAATCTTGTAAATTTCATCAAGAACACACTAAACAAATGAAAAAGGACAGAACCAAAAGCAGgaaaaattagataattcattGATAACCTTATATTTCTGTCTAAACTGGATATTGGATGTCCCACTTCACGAATCTTGGTCAGCGATtccaaatttatttaaacatggCAATGATATATGTAAAGTCAACAAAATATTGGTGTTGAATGCGGATCACTCACTCACCTCGAATCTTGAAGGGTCGAATTTTTCGGGTTGAGGAAAGAAATCAGCGCAATAGTGAATGGTTCGGAAGAGGGGAAGAACTTTCCAACCTTTTGGGATATAATACccttcaaactcaacatcttccACTGCTTCTCTAAACGTGAATGATAGAAGCTCTTCTTAGTGTCTCTTGAATCACCTGAAATCTAGTTTATTTAACTAAGATCCTTCTTAAAatggaatttcttttaatttaatgtgaAAATCATTATGTACCCTGGTAGTCAATGGCATGTGCCTTGTATCATCCCACGTAAGCCTGCGGTTTTCTTCAATTATTTTACGTTGAATACCATCTTGTTCTCTCTGCGATATAGATTGAGATTGAATGTGTATATTTATTGGGATATACAAACAAGATTTGACTGctcctctttttttatttaaaactagaaTATCATATACgaggaaggaaaagaaaatttacGGTGACAGCTTCTAGTAAATCTCCATTGTCATGCAAGTACTTTAAAACCCATGTTAAGACACTTGCAGTGGTGTCATGAGCAGCAAAGATGACTCCAATTACATTATCAGCAATCTGGGAATCACTGAGTTGATCAACCTTGTGGTTTTTGGCCCCTAACAAATTTCCCATTAACCCTCCTCCTGCTTTCTCATTTCCTCTTCTCGCTTGTATCAATCTTCTCAGGGTCTCATTCGACTGCTTCCTAGCCTTTTTTTTAGAACAGACGAGGTGATTGAAGTCGTTAGAATGGAGAGGTAGTTCAACTTGGAAAGAATCTGAATGGAAAAAAGAAATTACCTTCATTGCTTTGtggaaaggagttcctggaagaTCTAGTGGCATAGAATTGTAACCCTTTTCCAGGCATTGATACAGTTGCTTGATCCCTTTCATTTCTGAATCTCGTTTATGGCCGAAGGCAGAAATCATCGCTACATCAAAAGCGTACTGAACATGCCAACGAATaagaaccaaaaaataaaaaaatttgtgatAATTAAAAATGGTTACTAGTTAGAAGAAACCGACATACTCTCTTCATTTCTTGTAAAGTGTTAATGGTGGTATTCTCCCAAGTTGGTagaaatttcaaaacaatttgtTCAATCTCTGAAACTGAACCTCTAATTACAGAAGGTAAAAAGGCTGCCAGTACCAATTTCTTCAGCCTTGCATGATAGGCACCTTGGTGAAAGAATAGAGCCTCAGGCCCTATCATCTTCTCTTTGCTTGGTGGATATGTTGGTTTGAAAAGATAAGCCTTTGTCACTAGAACTATCCTTGCGGCCTCAGGGCTTGAAATCATCACACAGGGACACCCCAATATGTGAGTTTTGAATGTATCCCCATacctataaaaaaaaagaagaagaggtaGAGTTTTCTATTATTAGCTTGTGTGTTTCATTTTTCATAGGTTGTATTTGTTTCTATGTGCACCTTCTTCGTCGGTTGGCAAGGAAGGAATCCGGATTCTGGGTGTAAAACTTGAGAGTCTCTCCAATATAAGGCCAACCCATCGAACCagcactacaccaaaacaagcttttagcggcacttttagcggcgtttggagcAAAAGCGCCGGTAAAGAgtgagcaatagcggcgtttaattaaaagcgccgctaaagagtgagcattagtggcgtttaaggaaaagcgccgctaaagagtgagcattagtggcgtttatagaTAACGCCGCAAATAATACACCCAGACGGTGCCGTTTTGTGGCCTTTGGGGGGGGGACTTAGTGGCGTTTattgtaaagcgccgctaaagagtgagcattagtggcgtttatagaTAACGCCGCAAACAATACACCCAGACGGTGCCGTTTTGTGGCCTTTGGGGGGGACTTAGTGGCATTTattgtaaagcgccgctaaagagtgagcattagcggcgtttataaatAACGCCGCAAATAATACACCCAGACGGTGCCGTTTTGTGGCCTTTGGGGGGGACTTAGTGGCGTTTATtgcaaagcgccgctaaagagtgagcattagtggcgtttatagaTAACGCCGCAAATAATACACCCAGACGGTGCCGTTTTGTGGCCTTTGGGGGGGACTTAGTGGCGTTTattgtaaagcgccgctaaagagtgagcattagtggcgtttataaaTAACGCCGCAAATAATACACCCAGACGGTGCCGTTTTGTGGCCTTTGGGGGggaattagtggcgtttattgtaaagcgccgctaaagagtgaACATTAGCAGCGCTTATAAAAAAATGCCGCAAATAATACTCCCAGACGGTGCCGTTTTGTGTCCTTTGGGGGgggcattagtggcgttttttgtaaagcgccgctaatctAGGTGTTTCAGAGGCGTTTTTGTTTATGCGCCgcaaaaaaaattatcttaattgaactattatttatattatttgaatcaaattaaacatatttctaatagaatatttaaaatcttcaataaaaaataacaggtataaataatttgaaataaaacacatggaaaaattaaaatagtattatttaaaataatttaaattttaaagtattatttaaagttttaatttatatattaaaaatttgaaattattatcgTAATTAAAAGAGATAGtaagtattaatttaaatttaaaatatttaattaagcgTATCACTATAGTTAATATAGGGTTTTAGGTTTTAAgggtatatatatgatattattaatttaagattttaagtCGGTTTAggggttactattttaaggttattattataattgatcaagagtatatatataatattggatTTAGGGATATGGTGTAAGGGCTGAGATataatgtttaggggttagggttggGGTTAGCACTTAGGGATTATTAGGAGTTGattaaggatttagggtttagctagggtttagattaattagtattgacaaattatattttaaatatgttcttatatatataattgtaaaagaggtcgTAAAAGAGGTCGTGCTATTTTAAGGATTAGGGGGTACAAATTTAGGGTTTGGGATGTAAGAGTTAgctaggggtttaggggttacaAGTTGCAATCTAGGGGTTAAAGATTAGGGTTTAGGGGTCAAATAAGGATTTTAGGTTagtttagattaatttatttaaataatattttaaaaaatcaatctaaagtaccaattgatatatttaaaaattattttaaatagaattcataaataagttaaaaaatatattgatatatattatatggATGGTTATatatttaggtataattatttattttggaaatatatatatataggaccaaaaacataagaaatgaaataaaaaaattcaaaacggcgccgttttcgaATGAATAGTtaaacttttagtggcgtttttaagaaaatgccacaaataatGCAATTCCAGACCacgaaaacggtgtcgtttct
The Gossypium hirsutum isolate 1008001.06 chromosome A07, Gossypium_hirsutum_v2.1, whole genome shotgun sequence genome window above contains:
- the LOC107937468 gene encoding LOW QUALITY PROTEIN: abscisic acid 8'-hydroxylase 2-like (The sequence of the model RefSeq protein was modified relative to this genomic sequence to represent the inferred CDS: inserted 2 bases in 1 codon); amino-acid sequence: MGWPYIGETLKFYTQNPDSFLANRRRRYGDTFKTHILGCPCVMISSPEAARIVLVTKAYLFKPTYPPSKEKMIGPEALFFHQGAYHARLKKLVLAAFLPSVIRGSVSEIEQIVLKFLPTWENTTINTLQEMKRYAFDVAMISAFGHKRDSEMKGIKQLYQCLEKGYNSMPLDLPGTPFHKAMKARKQSNETLRRLIQARRGNEKAGGGLMGNLLGAKNHKVDQLSDSQIADNVIGVIFAAHDTTASVLTWVLKYLHDNGDLLEAVTREQDGIQRKIIEENRRLTWDDTRHMPLTTRVIQETLRRAXLSFTFREAVEDVEFEGYYIPKGWKVLPLFRTIHYCADFFPQPEKFDPSRFEVPLRPNTFIPFGNGVHSCPGSELAKLEMLVLLHHLTTSYRWQVVGDEDGIQYGPFPVPKRGLPVKVTPLQK